In Quercus robur chromosome 11, dhQueRobu3.1, whole genome shotgun sequence, the sequence AAGGTCGAGATACCGACAACCAGAGCAATAATGGCAAGCTTCTTTATACTTactcttcttccttttcctGCTTTTTACGTTTTCTCTGATATGggtattttctctttctctttttctttttctttttttattagagagGAAAGTTCTAAGTCTCTGTTTGGCTATGAAAAAACTGAAGAAAGAGAACATAAAAGGAAATTGAGTTTGCGTTTCCAAACTCATGTTTTCCGTTATGTTGGTTAAACTAATATGGAAAAGTTAGTtggaagtgaagtttgtaaaggcttTAATTTCCTTGTGTTTTGTCAACGATTTTGGAAATTAATTGAAGTGCTGTTTTTTGATAGATAGTAGGATTTGAACCTACGACATTCATTCCATGATGATTGTTATCAGCCCAAgtcaccaattggtttttgatgTAGATGGGATTTGAATCCAAGTCCCTTATGCAAGGacaagagactttactagttcaACTAACTTGAATCCACAATTGTAACACTGTTTGGTTGTGTTGAAGTTCTTTAATTTTACTTTGGTTGTTGAAAATAACGTgaaaggaaccaaaaaaaaaaaaaaaaaaatggggggaGGGGGGTAATTTTCAAAGCAGAAATTAGAAAGAAATAGTGtgagaaaaggaaagaatttTAGGTGAATTCGTAACACAATGGTTAGACACCTTGGACCTATTATCGTATTCTAATTTGATCCATAGCAATTTGAAATGGTGGCATGTTCTTTACCAAGTtaagaaattttgatttttcttagtGGTGAAAACTATATCTATATGTGGAATTCGAGTCTTCTGTTgggaattttttaatattttgtaacTGCTTGCGACATCTAATGTGGACCGGAATGCTTCCCGCAGTAAAAGCTTTTCATCACAGCTCTCTGTTTGTCTCTGTTTATCCcaaatggttttttatttttatttttgtaagtaTTCATAACTAACCATTGTTATATACACAACTACCATGACAGTGACAGAGATCAATTTTATCATCTCAAATGAAAACATTgggtttgatatatatatatataacgatTTTGGAATTTTGCTTTGTTgctttttaagaaacaaatgaaGCAGTCATTAGTTTGTGAGATTTATAGGAACATGAAACCTGTgtgaaaaaggaagaaatatGCACAAGGAAGAGCACATCCACCAAAGTGATTTGTCAGAAaagaataatgatgatgattgtATTTGTCTAGATGTGAGCTATCTGTCAAGGAAAGGCTGAGTCTTTGATTTGTATGAGATAGGGTGGCTGTGTGTCAATTCATAGGATATGATGATTGATAAACGCAGAGTTAgcaaattttctttaatattagTTTTTAACGGAAAGAAGATTATCTGAGTACAAAGATGGAGTTGAGGTATATTAATTGTGCTAAATAAAGAGGTAGCAATTCCATAGTTATTCCTAAAAGTAAGGACTAGGAAATTCTTGGTGAAACATACTATATATGATTAAAGTAAACTCAAGTTTTTGTTCTTGGTGCTTTCAGGAAGTATGtttctataaatgatattgatGTGAAGAATGTTATAGCccttgttcctttttttttaaccctcttctatgttatttattttttttttttgggtaagttaAACTCCCCCAGGGAAGCAGAAAGTAAAATTTGTGAAACACCCAATTTgacaatttaatttgttttgctatttttaaatatatatatatatatatatattaaaaaaaaaaaaaatctaaagcatAGGTAGTTTACTAATATATTAGGTTTTtcatgagtgagagagagagtcctagcaataattgaaaataacatgaaaacaaaatttctctGTTTTTGAACATCTTTAGAGCATATTGTCATGATTCAATGAAATGATTTTCGTATGATTGCGGATTTGGAGTTACTAAAGGAGGCAAAGCATGATTCATATATAGAAAAAGGAAGATGAACATGGTTTTAATCATCTATGatatttaatcatttataaCGCTTGTAGAAAAGTTAGTCAATGAGGCATACACCTCACTTCAATTCCTAAAAGCATCTAAAATACATGATAGGCTCACTTTTGATCAAATTTGCTTGTGAGGCATATTACTAATGAGACCTCCTGCCTAAATTTCATAGCATAAAGGCATATATAAATGCCTTGGGATTAGTAAATGCCTCTAgggattttggtttttgaagaTGCTGGAATATCTTATAGCTTCATTGATGGGTGTAGGACAATATATTTGAGCTATATGAGGtattcatttgtaattttttgtccTGCCACACCTTGGTAATATTATAATTATCCTCTGAGTTAATTTCACCTTTAGTCAATGTTTTTCAGGTGAAGAACCTGCTGAATCGTTATTTATGAAGGAACTGAGGAGGAGGGGTATGACTCCAACTTCGCtgcttgaagaaaaaaaaaggaacaactATGGGCCGGAGAATGAGATAAACTTGGAGGAAGAGGATAGAggattttcaaatagaaatgcaGTCTCAACTGAACTTGAGAAAAGCCTATCTAATCAAAGGGAGCGCTCCATGGCATTGAACAGTGAAGGCCTTGAGGTTGACACATTTACCTTtttctattaattaattaatactcTTAGCCGAATGATTTCATTGGGACTGTCTTGTGTCAGTCTGTCTCAGGCTTGAAGTCACAGTCCTGTTGTatattctttaaattctttataCTCTGGAACTCATGAAGATCAGCATATGGAAGAAACTATCGTTTACTTAAAAAATTCAAGAGTGGGCTTAGGACACTGAGTCAAACATTCTTTAATGGAGactaaaaggaaagaagaacaAAAGAAGGAACAGAAACTTAATTACGAGTAGCAATTAGTACATGATTTTAGAGTAATACTTTTCTTGAACTAAGTTTATCCCACCTCTTTTATCCTTGGTAGAGTATTCATCATTAACATACAAAATACATTATAAAATTGTCAAAACCTTTTGTTTAATCTGCACTTAAGTTAACCAAAACTGTGCTTACTCTTTGGAACTGGGTTTCTTGAAttggtcttttttattttgaatataattaatgattGATTCATAATTTTCATATGTCATGTGATCCTCATAATATGTTAGTTACCCTTGAATAAGAGGCTGGGTAGTTTTCATAACATCAGATATAAAGAGATGGTAAtcgattaaaattttaatgaaattgtaaGCAATATTTGGTTgatatatttgtttcttttccaataaattaaatataatagtAGTGGTCCTCTGATTTATTAGAGTGGACTTAAATCTTAGAGTTCTTTTGCTTTGTGTTTGTGGCATGGACACATCGTAAAAGGCAATTGACCATCTTTGTTTGTTCCAGGGGTTAATTCCTCGGGCTAAACTTCTGTTAACAACTGGAGGAACATTCTTCTTAGCATTTTGGCCATTGATCCTAATAACCATTGCATTCTTTACAGCTCTCTACCTTGTAAGTTCTCTCTTGACCTTGATATGTGAATGTTCTTATGTTGTTTCTGTTAGCTAGACACTAATTGTATTCCAGACAATGTTAAGCATCTTAACGTTTTGCTTGGCTTTactattttaaagtttgatgtTATTACAGAAATTTGAAACATGTAATCATTTGGTAAGGGGTAAAAAATGGGGTCATCAGAAGTATGAAATTTGCAAGATCATATAGGAAGTAGCTGTTTTGAACGAGTGTTTCTGTTATGGTTTTGCTATAGATTAATTTctgggatttttatttttccacaaCTAGCTTCATTTTTATAGAACTAAAAGGGGTTAGACCAACTCAGCATATGtcactgaaaatgaaaaaatagacAAAACATAGGGATATTTTTCTATTACAAGATCAGATTAGATTGGTGAGATTTCGAGAGATGTAGATCCTTGAacgaataataataaaaaaaaaagaaaaaaaaaggaacaataagagagatttttcttGTCATCATTTATGACCTGTTGGCCGTACTCTACTGCTTTGTATTAGTTTAAATCATTGCTGCTTGTAATGCACACATGAGACAGAGCAAGAAAGTTTTGAGTCTTTTCATTATTTCGTTATGTACTTGTTTATGAGGCTTGGCATTTTTTGAAAGCTAAATTTTCCTCACCTCTGACAGTATTTTGGATCAACCTTTGTCCATGATGGAAGCAGCACACCTATTTCTCCACCACAATATATTGATCCATACGCACTTctggaagaagaaagaatttcGCAGACTGCCCCTCGTATAAATTAAAGGAGACAATATTTTCGCATTCAACAGCTTCTGAAAACACGAATTATGTGTTTCTGTGGCTTAATCAcctagcttcttctttttttttttttctttgcctGTATAAATCCTCACATTAGTAAAGTAGCTTTCATGTTAATTTTATGTTGGGGAAGTGTCTTGCACGCCATTATCTATATCTGCATGccaaatttgttgtgttaaagGCCCTGAATGGTTTAAATTCCAAAGAACCTTATTACTAGTAGTAAATGGCTTTTTACTGACTTATTTTCGGCCAGGTTCTCTTTCTGCTTGTGTTTGCAAGAAATCTTCTTTCATGGCTGTTAATCTCCGACCATGAGGACATATAATCCGATCAAAGGGTTCATTAATTTAGTCCCTCACTTTAAAAAATGAGTGACTTTAGTCTTTTGAGGCACATGCcccctattatttatcttctCTAAATAAAAAGGACGAGGGAATCATCAACTGTGGTAAGCATAGACTAACTTTTACTCCATTGAGAACACAActagttttaagttttatgtGGTAGAAGGCAAttagctttttttcttttaagttgaaCCAGATAAATATATACTGTACTAGAAGGTCTGCATCAATCAAAGTCTTGGCTCAGTGGTTAATAGTGTTTGATTGTTGCCACTGGTTAAAGATATATTGTGTTTTAAGCTTAAGAATGCATCGTTACCTATCAAATCCGGAGCTCCAAAACACATAATCAAAGCAAATCCCAGTAATGCATTCTCTGGAAAATAGTAAGAAAACCAATAACATGCGTTTCATTCCATAAATCCTAGACAAGTTATCAATGTACTCCTATCCTTCCTCCAGGGCAAACACACTTATCCACCCCCACCCgcccccccaacacacacacacgcgcacacacacacacacacacactaattagGAAACAGACTTGAAAGGCTTGTAGTGACCGAGATCGATGATAATGCCTCGAATGGATGCAACAGCAGCAACAATAGTTACAATGAAGCAAACCCAGCTCAATGTCTTCAGCCCGAACCATTTAAGAGAAAAACTGCGGATTTTAGCCTGTGAAATGTACATCTCTATTGGAAAATACACTGTCAATGGCCAGAATGAGGCAGCTCCAATCAAACCCAAAACACTGTTGAAGACTGGAAATAGCATTGCGATCACAGTTGTAAATATCACATACACTGTTCTCCATATGCACCGGAAGAAATTTATGTTGAAATTTCCAACAAATGGAATGACAATTTGATGTTCTTTTACTATGAAATCACTCTCTGGCCGCCGTCTTTTGCACCAATCTTCCACAAGCTGGTATACTGGCTGGGAGAATAGCTATACATTGCATAATAACAACTTAATTACTttccaaagaagaaaagaaatgaagaacaggTAGAAGACCCTACATGCATAGTTAGAACTTACTTTccacaaacaaaataagaagataacgatgacgatgatgataaaaaatttgaataaagtataaatttcaatctaattacaagtttacaacaTAAAGCAGTTCGTTCACCAAAATATGCATGTTACCCATGAATATGCTATTTCATTTAGAATGTGGAGTTCATACATTTGTGTTATACacattttataaaagaaataatgCATATGGAAAAATTATATACCTTCTTGCATATGTATGGAATAatattcctttaatttttttattttttattttacttcatTTAAGTGGTATATACTAACATAAGATTAGCTCCATGATGTGATCAGTTATTTTAGACAAATTGTACTATCCGTTGATGCTATGTCATTGTTATATGAATTGTATTTACAATGAATTCAAAGTAGAGTTTACATATTAGAGAACCTTAAACTaaccataaattaaaattaagattaGTTTGCTTGTTCTATAAGTATATGCATGTACAATAGGTTTGCACTAGTTGGGCAATAATTTATGTAACCTTAACAAAAACTGAACACCATCCGAGATAGCTTATAATCGATTCTAGTTAGCTAGGCTGGTCATCTTTGAGAATTACCTGGTAAGCTCCAACAAGATGGACAACAATGCAAATATTAGCTATGTTAACAAGCCAGTAAGGTTCGTAAAAACCAAATCCTGTTAGAAAATTTCCAGGTGCAAGATTCCCGAATGCTGCATAGCCCAAACCTCCACACAACAAGTAAAAGACTGAGGTAATTGAGACTCCAATGACACTAGCTTTTTTCATGACTAGATTCTCCGGTGGGCTTGATTTTAGTGTATCCTGCAATTTATGAAAGTTTAGCCACCAATATTTAGATACATTCAGGAAAATTAAAAGTGGAAGAACTGATTTTCAGAATGAAAGTTTATTGAGTTTACTGGTCTATGACTAGTACAATATATATTTGTCACTTAAGGTCGCAAACACAAAGTGATGCAAACTAAACTGGTGGGACTTGATTTCTTGTCTTATACTACCTTATACCATATATAAAATGAGTAGTGACcactctaggaattttttctaGAGTGGTtactaagaaacttaaattatataaaatctagTAAAAAGATAACTAGAATATAttgacaatataaaaaa encodes:
- the LOC126706140 gene encoding uncharacterized protein LOC126706140 gives rise to the protein MASLQLLKPTFTSISTSHPGKSSWVFRESDSRKRVLRFASSISRNSGYYYTNRSFRVCCEGRDTDNQSNNGEEPAESLFMKELRRRGMTPTSLLEEKKRNNYGPENEINLEEEDRGFSNRNAVSTELEKSLSNQRERSMALNSEGLEGLIPRAKLLLTTGGTFFLAFWPLILITIAFFTALYLYFGSTFVHDGSSTPISPPQYIDPYALLEEERISQTAPRIN